In a single window of the Salvelinus namaycush isolate Seneca chromosome 6, SaNama_1.0, whole genome shotgun sequence genome:
- the LOC120049299 gene encoding prefoldin subunit 3-like — MATTIDSCNAVQATKKKHLGIPEAIFVEDVESFMKQPGNDTADAVLRKLDEQYQKYKYMELNLAQKKQRLKSQIPQIKQTLEILRHMQKKKETTDPMETHFLLADNVYCKASVPPTDKVCLWLGANVMLEYDIDEAQSLLEKNLATASRNLDSLEEDLDFLRDQFTTTEVNMARVYNWDVKRRSKDNLLKSVEKS; from the exons ATGGCGACGACCATAGACAGCTGCAATGCCGTACAGGCGACAAAGAAAAAACATCTCGGAATCCCCGAAGCAATATTTGTG GAGGATGTCGAGTCGTTTATGAAGCAACCAGGGAACGACACTGCAGACGCCGTCTTGAGAAAACTGGATGAGCAGTATCAGAAATATAAATACATGGAGCTCAACCTGGCCCAGAAGAAACAAAG GTTGAAAAGCCAGATCCCACAGATCAAGCAGACTTTAGAAATCCTACGACACATGCAGAAGAAGAAG GAAACCACAGACCCTATGGAGACACACTTCCTATTGGCTGACAATGTTTACTGCAAGGCTTCAGTCCCGCCCACCGACAAAGTTTGCCTGTGGTTAGGG GCCAATGTGATGTTGGAGTACGACATCGACGAAGCCCAGTCTCTGCTGGAGAAGAATCTGGCGACCGCATCACGCAACCTGGACTCCCTGGAAGAAGACCTGGACTTCCTGCGAGACCAGTTTACCACCACCGAAGTCA ACATGGCACGAGTCTACAACTGGGACGTAAAGAGAAGGAGCAAGGACAACCTCCTCAAATCAGTCGAGAAGTCTTAA
- the LOC120049818 gene encoding ras-related protein Rab-39B-like, translating into MEAIWLYQFRLIVIGDSTVGKSCLIRRFTEGRFAQVSDPTVGVDFFSRLVEIEPGKRIKLQIWDTAGQERFRSITRAYYRNSVGGLLLFDITNRRSFQNVHDWLEEARSHVQPHSIVFLLVGHKCDLEPQRQVTRQEAEKLAGAYGMRYVETSARDAINVEHAFTELTRDIFQLVRGGDITIQEGWEGVKSGFVPNVVHSSEEVTKSDRRCLC; encoded by the exons ATGGAGGCGATATGGTTGTACCAGTTCAGACTCATCGTCATTGGGGACTCGACGGTGGGGAAATCGTGCCTGATCCGGCGGTTCACGGAGGGAAGGTTTGCCCAGGTGAGTGACCCGACGGTCGGCGTGGATTTCTTCTCTCGCCTGGTGGAGATCGAGCCGGGGAAACGCATCAAGCTACAGATCTGGGATACCGCGGGACAGGAGCGCTTcag GTCCATCACCAGAGCCTACTATCGTAACTCGGTGGGCGGGCTCCTCCTGTTTGACATCACAAACCGCCGTTCCTTCCAGAATGTTCATGATTGGCTAGAGGAGGCCCGGAGCCACGTCCAACCACACAGTATTGTGTTCCTATTGGTCGGCCACAAGTGTGACCTGGAACCTCAGCGCCAG GTAACTCGTCAGGAGGCTGAGAAACTCGCCGGCGCCTACGGGATGCGTTACGTAGAAACTTCGGCCCGCGACGCCATAAACGTGGAGCACGCCTTCACGGAGCTGACCAGGGACATCTTTCAGCTG GTGAGGGGCGGTGACATCACTATCCAGGAGGGCTGGGAGGGGGTGAAGAGCGGCTTCGTTCCCAACGTGGTCCACTCCTCCGAGGAGGTCACCAAGAGCGACCGACGCTGCCTCTGCTGA
- the LOC120049817 gene encoding ras-related protein Rab-38-like: MQQERLLKVLVIGDLGVGKTSIIKRYVHQIFSQHYRATIGVDFALKLLNWDHKTVVRLQLWDIAGQERYGNMTRVYYREAVGALVIFDMTRASTFQAVLKWKGDLDSKVALRNGRPVPAVLLGNKCDQLSMGLCSKLPKLENFTRDHGFVGGYETSAKDNTNIDAAIMCLVASIMAVEEERPPAGDPGDPSVLVLPRFDYNRTGMAGLPGCDGCKKRPLPGRMEMGDI; the protein is encoded by the exons ATGCAGCAGGAACGCTTGCTGAAGGTTCTAGTCATCGGTGACCTGGGGGTCGGGAAAACGTCCATAATAAAGCGTTATGTCCATCAGATATTCTCCCAACATTACAGAGCCACCATCGGAGTCGACTTCGCCCTCAAACTCCTCAATTGGGATCACAAGACGGTCGTGCGACTGCAGCTGTGGGACATCGCAG GCCAGGAGCGCTATGGCAACATGACGCGGGTTTACTACCGCGAGGCTGTAGGAGCGTTGGTGATCTTTGACATGACGCGGGCCTCTACCTTCCAGGCTGTCCTCAAGTGGAAGGGAGACCTCGACTCCAAG GTTGCTCTGCGTAACGGGAGGCCAGTTCCGGCCGTCTTATTGGGTAATAAATGTGACCAGCTGAGTATGGGTCTCTGTTCCAAACTGCCCAAACTGGAGAACTTCACTAGAGACCACGGCTTTGTAGGGGGGTACGAGACCTCCGCcaag GACAACACCAACATCGACGCGGCCATCATGTGTTTGGTAGCGAGCATCATGGCTGTAGAAGAGGAGAGGCCGCCAGCTGGAGATCCTGGAGACCCTAGCGTCCTGGTCTTACCACGCTTTGACTACAATAGGACAGGGATGGCTGGACTGCCTGGGTGCGATGGGTGTAAAAAGCGACCTCTGCCTGGCCGAATGGAGATGGGGGATATTTGA